The segment ATTGTTTTTAAAAATGACGGGCACTGGCCGAATTATGTAAAATCAATGCCCCTTTACTACAATGCGCATCTTGACTGGTTTCACAAATATCTCGGCGGAGATCCTGCACCGTATGACATGAAGAAGATGATAAGAAACCGGGCTTTTTAAAATCTTAATAATAAAAATTGCGGATACTGTCTGATCAAAACGGCAGTATCCGCAAAATATCACTCATAGGTTAATACCATTGATATCCCTTCACAGAAACAGCATTCCTGTCTGTAACTTAAATTTCTTGACTTTTACAGGTTTTCTGACTATTTTCCATTGAAATATCAGCGGCAGTTACCGAAATTTCAGGGATAAATTGTGATTCAGAGAAAAATTGACTTACATACAGTAGAAAAACTTCTGCAGCAATTCCGGGTAACAGCCATACTGGGGCCCAGACAAAGCGGCAAAACAACCCTTGCCAAATCGCTTAAATTCGACAAATATTTTGATCTGGAAAATCCACGGGATCTTGTACTTTTTGACAACCCTCAGCTTGTTCTGGAAAAATGTACCGGAACTATTATTATTGACGAAATTCAGCACAAACCGGATCTGTTTGCATTACTGCGTTTTCTTACAGATAACAGACCGGATCAAAAATATTTAATCCTCGGGAGCGCTTCAAGGGATCTGATAAAACAAAGTTCGGAATCGCTTGCAGGTCGGATTGCATATTTCACACTTTCAGGATTCCGGATACACGACATACCGGAGGACCGACAAAATAACCTGTGGATACGCGGCGGCCTGCCTCTTTCTTTCCTGGCAGACAGTGATTCAAACAGTGCAGTATGGCGCGAAAACTATATCCGTACTTTTCTTGAAAGAGATATTCCCGGTCTTGGTATAAGGATTCCTCCGCATACATTACACAGATTCTGGCAGATGATCAGCCATTATCACGGAAACATTATTAATTTCTCTGAGATCGGCAAATCCTTCGGTATAGCAGATACCACTGTGCGTCATTACATAGATATTCTTCAGGGAACATTTATGATTCGCCAGTTGCAACCCTGGTATGTAAATATAAAAAAACGACTTGTTAAAAGACCTAAAATTTATATCAGAGATTCGGGAATATTTCATTCTCTGTTAACAATTGAGACAATGGAAGCTCTTGAAAGGCATCCGAAGCTTGGCAGCTCCTGGGAAGGGTTTGCATTGGACGTTGTATGGCGAAGTATTGGTAAACCTGATGATCAGGCTTATTTCTGGGCAACACACACCGGCGCTGAGGTTGATCTGTACTGGCAGCAAGAAGGACTTAACTGGGCATGCGAGTTTAAGTTTACTGACGCTCCTAAAATGACAAAATCAATGCGTTCTGCCCTATCGGATTTAAACCTGCATAAACTCTGGGTTATTTATCCAGGAGATAAAAGATACTATCTGCATAAACAGATTGAAGTACTTCCTATAAGCCAGGTTCCGGCTTACTGGGAGTACTGAATTCTCCTGTTATTTTTTTCTTCACAAACATGGCAATGTGTAAATATTTCTCTTGACAAACCCGAAATATTTAACTACAATTAATTAACTATAACTGGACATTACTCCCCCATTAATTATTTTATCTCTTTCGAGATTTTATTTTGAAGTTTAGTACATTTAATAATTTCTCAGCAGAACATAACTGTTAATCCTGTTATTAATCAGCAGAGGTTTGGAATGGGATTGTTTTTAAAAAAGAAGAGCCGGACACCGTTATTTGACCTGCTTTTAAGCATTTCTTCTTCTATTCGGAAAAATGAACTCAAATCCCATTTTTCCGGAATGGGGAATCACGAAATACTGGCAATTTTTCAGTGCCCTCATTATAAATCCGCTATTGATAAAATTAATCAACACCTAAAATCCAAACCAGAACAGATCAGAGCAGCAGGCCAGGTTGATAACAGCGGCGGAATAGTGTATTATATTAGGGGAACTTTTACAAAGGAAGACGCACACTTTTTTTTACATGAACTACAACGATGTATGAAAAAAGGAGACGATGTCAGGGTAACTGTTCCTGAGTAATTAGACAACATTGTTTGAAATAATAATCCGTTCGGATATGACGCATTCTTAAAGGAGAACAATTTGAAGGCAGTAATTTTAAACGGTACCGAAAACAACAATAAGCAGCTTGATCAAATCTGCAGTATTATTTCTGAGGAGCTTAAGGCTATTGAATGGGAAGTAGAATCAATTCCTATCCGTGATTTAAAGATTACCAATTGCGTGGGCTGCTTTGAATGCTGGGTAAAAACCCCCGGTATCTGCAGGTTTAACGATGACGGGCGTGAAATAGCAAAAAAATACATTCAGAGCGATCTTGCCGTACTGTTTACACCTGTAACTTTCGGAGGATATTCTTCGGAACTTAAAAAAGCACTGGACCGAATTATATGCCTGATTCTGCCTTTTTTCACGAAAAAAAACAATGAAACTCATCATCAGCTGCGTTACGGCCAATATCCACGTTTATTAGGCCTCGGAGTACTTCCCAGGGCAGACGAAAAAAAAGAGCGAATATTTAATACTCTGATTGATAGAAATGCTGTTAATTTTGCACCTTCGGCTTATGCCGGGGATGTACTGTACAGCAGCCAGAATCAGGAAGAAATCAGAAAACAGATTAAATCGCTTCTTTATTCAATTGAGGTAATGTAATGAATATTAAAAAACGAGCTCTTCTTCTCGTGGGAAGTGCTAAACTTCATCACAGCACATCTGAATCGCTTGGGACATATCTGACAGAAAGACTGCAGGAGAGAGGATTTGAAACAGATAAAATGCTGATTCACAAATCAATAGAATCAGATATTCTTAAAAATGAATTACTTTCAGCGGCCAATAATGCAGACATTGTGATACTGACTTTCCCGCTCTATGTAGACTGCCTGCCGTATTTGGTCATAAGGACAATGGAGCTGATTTATGAAAACCGCTATAAAAAAGACAACTCAACAGAGCAGAATTTTTTATGCATTGCCAATTGCGGATTCCCGGAAGCCTTCCATAACAATACAGCACTTAATATATGCAGAGAATTTGCTTCTGAAACCGGCTTTAATTGGATAGGTGGACTTTCACTTGGCGGAGGAGAAGCTATAGGTGGGAAACCTCTTCGTGATGTAAAAGGTATGGCACATAACATAATAAAATCCCTTAATCTTACTGCAGATGCAATTGCAGCAGGAAACACTGTTCCGCAGCAGGCTGTAACACTTATGGCAAAACCCCTGATACCGAACTGGGTGTATCTGTTGTTCGGGTCT is part of the bacterium genome and harbors:
- a CDS encoding ATP-binding protein, which encodes MIQRKIDLHTVEKLLQQFRVTAILGPRQSGKTTLAKSLKFDKYFDLENPRDLVLFDNPQLVLEKCTGTIIIDEIQHKPDLFALLRFLTDNRPDQKYLILGSASRDLIKQSSESLAGRIAYFTLSGFRIHDIPEDRQNNLWIRGGLPLSFLADSDSNSAVWRENYIRTFLERDIPGLGIRIPPHTLHRFWQMISHYHGNIINFSEIGKSFGIADTTVRHYIDILQGTFMIRQLQPWYVNIKKRLVKRPKIYIRDSGIFHSLLTIETMEALERHPKLGSSWEGFALDVVWRSIGKPDDQAYFWATHTGAEVDLYWQQEGLNWACEFKFTDAPKMTKSMRSALSDLNLHKLWVIYPGDKRYYLHKQIEVLPISQVPAYWEY
- a CDS encoding flavodoxin family protein translates to MKAVILNGTENNNKQLDQICSIISEELKAIEWEVESIPIRDLKITNCVGCFECWVKTPGICRFNDDGREIAKKYIQSDLAVLFTPVTFGGYSSELKKALDRIICLILPFFTKKNNETHHQLRYGQYPRLLGLGVLPRADEKKERIFNTLIDRNAVNFAPSAYAGDVLYSSQNQEEIRKQIKSLLYSIEVM
- a CDS encoding prolyl oligopeptidase family serine peptidase — protein: NFVKNFKTPCLVITGERDYRVPYTQSLQFFTALQKMNVPSRLIVFKNDGHWPNYVKSMPLYYNAHLDWFHKYLGGDPAPYDMKKMIRNRAF